From a single Natronorubrum tibetense GA33 genomic region:
- a CDS encoding ABC transporter ATP-binding protein: MSNDRSVADAETQCEQSQQGAMDRTTPPTAPSIEIDELELTYGDGTTAVDGVDLTVDDGEFFGFLGPNGAGKTTAIKVLATLLSPTAGEVRVNGFDVRTEPRKIRESIGYMAQETSIDPELTAEENIRFACEAYGVPRGERDDRTAELLDLVDLTAVADKRSEGFSGGMKKRLDAATALVHRPPLVFLDEPTTGLDPKARNRLWEYFRRINERGTTVFLTTQYLEEADQLCERLAVILDGGIVADGSPDELKRQVGGDVLDIELQDGEDAKTRAVEIAGEFEAFDDATVEETETGISVTAETARESGTDLLVALRDAGLTVTGFNVRAPTLDDVFLAITGERVDTESTAGGVDTAGTVGTEAAAGREDAS; this comes from the coding sequence ATGTCGAACGACCGATCAGTAGCGGATGCTGAAACCCAGTGCGAGCAGTCACAACAGGGAGCGATGGACCGAACGACGCCGCCGACGGCCCCATCCATCGAGATCGACGAACTCGAGTTGACCTACGGCGACGGGACGACGGCGGTCGACGGCGTCGATCTGACGGTCGACGACGGCGAGTTCTTCGGGTTTTTAGGACCTAACGGCGCGGGCAAGACGACGGCGATCAAGGTTCTCGCGACGCTCCTCTCGCCGACGGCCGGCGAGGTGCGAGTCAACGGATTCGACGTCCGAACGGAGCCGCGGAAGATCCGCGAGTCGATCGGCTACATGGCCCAGGAGACGAGTATCGATCCGGAACTTACCGCCGAGGAAAATATCCGGTTCGCGTGTGAGGCCTACGGCGTTCCGCGCGGCGAACGCGACGACCGAACCGCCGAACTGCTCGATCTCGTCGACCTCACGGCCGTCGCCGACAAACGCTCGGAGGGGTTCTCCGGCGGGATGAAAAAGCGCCTCGACGCCGCGACGGCGCTGGTTCACCGGCCGCCGCTCGTCTTTCTCGACGAGCCGACCACCGGGCTCGATCCGAAGGCGCGCAATCGACTGTGGGAGTACTTTCGGCGAATCAACGAGCGTGGAACGACTGTGTTCCTGACGACGCAGTACCTAGAGGAAGCCGATCAGCTCTGCGAGCGGCTGGCGGTGATCCTCGACGGCGGGATCGTCGCCGACGGCTCGCCGGACGAGTTGAAACGGCAGGTCGGCGGCGACGTGCTCGATATCGAGTTACAAGACGGCGAGGATGCCAAAACGCGGGCCGTCGAGATCGCCGGAGAGTTCGAGGCCTTCGACGACGCGACCGTCGAGGAGACCGAAACAGGGATCAGCGTCACCGCAGAAACGGCCCGTGAGTCGGGAACGGATCTCCTCGTTGCGCTTCGGGACGCGGGACTGACAGTCACCGGATTCAACGTTCGCGCGCCGACGCTGGACGACGTGTTCCTCGCGATCACCGGCGAACGTGTCGATACCGAGTCGACAGCCGGTGGCGTCGATACTGCCGGGACCGTCGGGACGGAAGCTGCCGCTGGAAGGGAGGACGCGTCGTGA
- a CDS encoding FAD-dependent oxidoreductase: protein MSGKYDLVIVGGGISGASLLYTTAKFSDIDSIALVEKEPSVAAINTDHTNNSQTLHFGDIETNYTLEKAEDVKEGAELLAGYLENHDPDREMHDKRSKMVLGVGDEEVDQLERRYEEEGFGDLFPKLRAIGREEIAEIEPKVVEGRDPAKEMLALQTADGYVVDYGETTRSLVEQADEEPNVDVFTGTEVKDITPTLDGYTIETNNGRFDCDTTVVAAGSHSLQIAKELGYGQDKVLLPIAGSFFLADDLLNGKVYTLQMKKLPFAAVHGDADVHDPSVTRFGPTAKLVPTLERGRISTVKDFLDVFGLNASAFLSYGNILSDRILLPYVLRNLIYDVPEVGPRQFLPHVQKVVPSVELEDIQRAKGYGGVRPQIVDTKTKSLDMGEAKLVGDDIIFNITPSPGASTCLKNALQDTQQVLEFLDGEYEFDEEAFRAETIDNFPRAA, encoded by the coding sequence ATGTCTGGCAAATACGACCTCGTTATCGTCGGTGGCGGGATCAGTGGGGCCTCCCTTCTGTACACGACGGCAAAGTTCTCCGATATTGACTCCATCGCGTTGGTCGAAAAGGAGCCGTCGGTCGCAGCGATCAACACGGATCACACGAACAACTCCCAGACGCTCCACTTCGGAGATATCGAGACGAACTACACGCTCGAGAAGGCCGAAGACGTCAAAGAAGGAGCGGAGCTCCTCGCGGGCTACCTGGAGAATCACGACCCCGACCGGGAGATGCACGACAAACGGAGCAAGATGGTGCTCGGGGTCGGCGACGAGGAGGTCGACCAACTCGAGCGCCGGTACGAGGAAGAAGGGTTCGGCGACCTCTTCCCGAAACTTCGAGCGATCGGCCGCGAAGAGATCGCGGAGATCGAACCGAAGGTCGTCGAGGGCCGCGATCCCGCAAAGGAGATGCTCGCGCTGCAGACCGCGGACGGCTACGTCGTCGACTACGGCGAGACGACGCGCTCGCTCGTCGAGCAGGCTGACGAGGAACCGAACGTCGACGTCTTCACCGGAACCGAAGTCAAAGATATCACGCCTACGCTTGACGGCTACACGATCGAGACGAACAACGGACGGTTCGACTGTGACACGACCGTCGTCGCGGCCGGCTCGCACAGCCTCCAGATCGCGAAGGAACTCGGCTACGGGCAGGACAAGGTGTTGCTCCCCATCGCCGGGAGCTTCTTCCTCGCGGACGATCTCCTGAACGGGAAGGTCTACACGCTACAGATGAAGAAACTGCCGTTCGCCGCGGTTCACGGCGATGCCGACGTTCACGACCCCAGCGTTACCCGGTTCGGACCGACCGCGAAACTCGTTCCGACGCTCGAGCGCGGCCGAATCTCGACCGTGAAGGACTTCCTCGACGTGTTCGGGCTGAACGCGTCGGCGTTTCTCAGCTACGGGAACATTCTCTCCGATCGGATCCTCCTGCCGTACGTGCTGCGAAACCTCATCTACGACGTCCCGGAGGTCGGCCCGCGGCAGTTCCTTCCCCACGTCCAGAAGGTCGTCCCGAGCGTCGAACTCGAGGATATTCAGCGCGCCAAAGGGTACGGTGGCGTCCGTCCCCAGATCGTCGACACGAAGACGAAGTCCCTCGATATGGGCGAGGCGAAACTCGTCGGCGACGACATCATCTTCAACATCACGCCGTCGCCCGGCGCGTCGACGTGTCTGAAAAACGCGCTTCAGGACACACAGCAGGTCCTCGAGTTCCTCGACGGTGAGTACGAGTTCGACGAGGAGGCGTTCCGCGCGGAGACGATCGACAACTTCCCGCGCGCGGCGTAG
- a CDS encoding class I SAM-dependent methyltransferase yields the protein MDSKVVSRRWAERSGEYSPEYYAYYGPNETSETICDTLEQFVDRDASILELGCSSGRHLAHLYEHGFESLSGIDVNNDAFDVMRETYPELAAEGTFYHDRIEDVVDDFEENQFDVVYSVETLQHLHPDVEWVFEDLARITDDLLITVENEGENESEPAQSADPDVTYVNDEFPLYHRNWNQVFTEFAFDEVDAESGKRDTVRTFRSTAE from the coding sequence GTGGATTCGAAGGTAGTTAGTCGACGATGGGCGGAACGGTCCGGAGAGTACTCGCCAGAATATTACGCCTACTACGGGCCGAACGAGACGAGCGAGACCATCTGTGACACGCTCGAGCAGTTCGTCGACCGAGACGCGTCTATCCTCGAACTCGGCTGCAGTTCCGGTCGCCATCTCGCCCACCTGTACGAACACGGCTTCGAATCTCTCTCGGGAATCGACGTCAACAACGACGCGTTCGACGTGATGAGGGAGACGTACCCCGAACTCGCCGCCGAGGGAACGTTCTACCACGACCGGATCGAAGACGTCGTCGACGATTTCGAGGAGAACCAGTTCGACGTCGTCTACTCGGTTGAGACGCTTCAGCACCTGCATCCGGACGTCGAGTGGGTCTTCGAGGACCTCGCACGCATCACCGACGACCTCCTCATCACGGTCGAGAACGAAGGGGAAAACGAGAGCGAGCCGGCGCAGTCGGCCGACCCCGACGTGACCTACGTCAACGACGAGTTCCCCCTGTATCACCGCAACTGGAACCAGGTGTTCACCGAGTTCGCGTTCGACGAGGTCGACGCGGAATCGGGCAAGCGGGATACCGTCCGAACGTTCCGCTCGACGGCGGAGTGA
- a CDS encoding pyridoxamine 5'-phosphate oxidase family protein — MTEYRGTWDADEVEGFLREATIPIRLATHRPDGSLWLVTLWYRYRDGVLECATQSTADVVGFLRNDPDVAFDISTNQIPYRGIRGNGTVTISADDGTPVLRDLVDRYLESDDSSLARWLLSDEREEVCLRLEPREIYSWDFSDRMGGTTDE, encoded by the coding sequence ATGACTGAGTACCGCGGAACCTGGGACGCAGACGAGGTCGAGGGGTTTCTCCGCGAGGCGACGATCCCGATTCGACTCGCCACCCATCGGCCGGACGGCTCGCTGTGGCTCGTAACGCTATGGTATCGCTATCGAGACGGCGTACTCGAGTGTGCGACGCAGTCGACCGCGGACGTGGTGGGCTTTCTCCGCAACGATCCGGATGTCGCGTTCGACATCTCGACGAATCAGATCCCCTACCGCGGAATCAGGGGGAACGGTACCGTCACGATCTCGGCCGACGACGGCACGCCCGTTCTGCGCGACCTCGTCGATCGCTATCTCGAGAGCGATGACTCCTCGCTCGCCAGGTGGTTGCTCTCGGACGAGCGCGAGGAGGTCTGTCTTCGACTCGAGCCGCGGGAGATCTACAGCTGGGACTTCAGCGATCGGATGGGTGGGACCACCGACGAGTAG
- a CDS encoding cation:proton antiporter — protein sequence MSLGGIALATDFALLIVAAAVLSYAARLTKQPTIVAYVLTGVIVGPIGLGIVAEDQLIEIVAELGLGFLLFLLGIEMRFDDIREIMRPVGAIALGQAVLQAIASTGVALLLGFTLYQSLMIALATTFGATPIIVKVLGDKDDLKELYGKVDVGILIFQDIYLVMALAILAVGAVDNVGEIAFSIGRVLLLMGVIGVVAYLASNYLLPALLRASAANKSTLFTVGIAWAFLFIFAAESLDLSIEIGAFLAGLALAQLPYSTELKERMRPATNFFIAIFFASIALQMEVGQLLAYWQEAVAAAFLLIVINFCIVFGLFYSQRFDIETSFLGTISMLQVSEFSLVLGALAVDQGFIEEGILGFLSLMALITMPISTYYVIYNRQIYAYVRPYLERLEREDTVEAQPVEYADHAVIVGYSRLSGGLAAVLEDDVDEVVFVEDRAEYVGELMDGEHGFIFGNARHGDIRQEANLSGAEVLVSVAQRADVTLRLVEDSPDALSIVTATTEDEAAALLEHGADYVVLERGIVGDELANLLETIDDREAFERRLEELNARARDRSQRADETVDLGSQDVRYDPGDAAGSGGSNRSDDADATGGDTDV from the coding sequence ATGTCTCTCGGGGGAATCGCACTGGCAACGGATTTCGCGTTGCTCATCGTGGCTGCGGCCGTCCTCAGCTACGCCGCCAGACTGACCAAGCAGCCGACGATCGTCGCCTACGTCCTGACAGGAGTCATCGTCGGGCCGATCGGCCTCGGGATCGTGGCCGAGGACCAGTTGATCGAGATCGTCGCCGAACTCGGTCTCGGCTTTCTCCTCTTCTTGCTGGGCATCGAGATGCGATTCGACGACATTCGAGAGATCATGCGCCCCGTCGGGGCGATCGCGCTCGGACAGGCCGTGTTGCAGGCGATCGCGTCGACGGGCGTCGCCCTCTTGCTCGGCTTCACGCTCTATCAGTCGCTGATGATCGCGCTCGCGACGACGTTCGGTGCGACGCCGATCATCGTCAAAGTGCTCGGGGACAAGGACGACCTGAAAGAACTGTACGGGAAGGTCGACGTCGGGATCCTCATCTTTCAGGACATCTACCTCGTCATGGCGCTCGCGATTCTCGCCGTCGGCGCCGTCGACAACGTCGGCGAGATCGCGTTTAGCATCGGTCGCGTCCTCCTCCTGATGGGCGTCATCGGCGTCGTCGCCTACCTCGCGAGCAACTACCTCCTTCCGGCGTTGCTCCGGGCCAGCGCCGCCAACAAGAGCACCCTCTTCACCGTCGGCATCGCCTGGGCGTTTCTCTTCATTTTCGCCGCCGAGAGCCTCGATCTCTCTATCGAGATCGGTGCGTTCCTCGCGGGCCTCGCGCTCGCACAGCTTCCCTACAGCACGGAGCTCAAGGAGCGAATGCGCCCGGCGACGAACTTCTTCATCGCGATCTTCTTCGCGAGCATCGCCCTCCAGATGGAAGTCGGCCAGCTGCTGGCCTACTGGCAAGAGGCGGTCGCCGCGGCGTTCCTCCTGATCGTGATCAACTTCTGCATCGTCTTCGGGCTGTTCTACAGCCAGCGCTTCGATATCGAGACCTCCTTCCTCGGCACGATCTCGATGCTCCAGGTCAGCGAGTTCTCGCTGGTACTTGGCGCGCTCGCGGTCGATCAGGGATTCATCGAGGAGGGGATCCTCGGCTTCCTCAGCCTGATGGCGCTGATCACGATGCCCATCTCGACGTACTATGTCATTTACAACCGCCAGATCTACGCGTATGTCAGACCGTATCTCGAGCGACTCGAGCGCGAGGACACCGTCGAGGCGCAGCCGGTCGAGTACGCTGATCACGCGGTGATCGTCGGCTACAGCCGGCTCTCGGGCGGACTCGCGGCGGTTCTCGAGGACGACGTCGACGAGGTCGTCTTCGTCGAGGACCGCGCCGAGTACGTCGGGGAACTGATGGACGGCGAACACGGCTTCATCTTCGGCAACGCCAGACACGGCGATATCCGACAGGAGGCGAACCTCTCCGGGGCCGAGGTGCTCGTCAGCGTCGCGCAGCGAGCAGACGTCACCCTCCGTCTAGTCGAGGACAGCCCCGACGCGCTCTCGATCGTCACCGCAACGACCGAGGACGAGGCGGCGGCGCTCCTCGAGCACGGGGCCGACTACGTCGTCCTCGAACGGGGGATCGTCGGCGACGAACTCGCGAACTTACTCGAGACGATCGACGACCGCGAGGCGTTCGAACGCCGGCTCGAGGAATTGAACGCACGGGCTCGCGACCGCTCGCAGCGGGCGGACGAGACGGTCGACCTCGGTAGCCAAGACGTACGGTACGACCCCGGCGACGCGGCCGGGTCCGGTGGCTCGAACCGATCGGACGACGCCGACGCGACCGGAGGTGATACCGATGTATGA
- a CDS encoding ABC transporter permease, with product MSAPTTPRSERDSVPRSSNTFAGDVWVNFKRWNLKAVRNPFVLVVSLAQPFIFLVLFTEVFGNVAGGAVSEGLGPGVDYTTFLVPAIAIQVALASAVTSGIGLVNDIENGMFEKVLVSPMNRTAVFVGKTLAEVFRIALQIAIILGLGVLLGAEITTGVVGALGIIAVGIVFSLWFIAFSNTLAVLTRDQESTIIGANLLQFPLLFLSSAFLPLEVLPNWIQTFARINPVTYGVDAARAIMLDEDVTTVLDVTAFDGAFNTIVPAVAVLAGLGVAFGGVAVYLLSRASSSDVR from the coding sequence GTGAGCGCTCCGACAACTCCGCGGTCGGAGCGGGATTCGGTTCCGCGCTCGTCCAACACGTTCGCCGGGGACGTCTGGGTCAACTTCAAGCGCTGGAACCTGAAGGCCGTCCGAAACCCGTTCGTCCTCGTCGTCTCGCTCGCACAGCCGTTCATCTTCCTCGTATTGTTCACGGAGGTGTTCGGCAATGTGGCCGGCGGTGCGGTAAGTGAGGGGCTGGGCCCGGGCGTCGACTACACCACCTTCCTCGTGCCGGCCATCGCGATCCAGGTCGCGCTCGCGTCGGCGGTCACCTCCGGGATCGGGCTTGTCAACGACATCGAGAACGGCATGTTCGAGAAGGTGCTCGTCTCGCCGATGAACCGAACCGCGGTTTTCGTCGGAAAGACGCTCGCCGAAGTGTTCCGTATCGCCCTGCAGATAGCAATCATTCTCGGTCTGGGTGTCCTTCTGGGCGCGGAGATTACGACGGGAGTCGTCGGTGCCCTCGGAATCATCGCCGTCGGAATCGTGTTTTCGCTCTGGTTTATCGCGTTCTCGAACACCCTCGCCGTCTTGACCCGGGATCAGGAGTCGACGATCATCGGCGCGAACCTGTTACAGTTCCCGCTGTTGTTCCTCTCGAGTGCCTTTCTCCCGCTTGAGGTGCTGCCGAACTGGATCCAGACGTTCGCCCGGATCAATCCCGTCACGTACGGCGTCGACGCGGCGCGTGCGATCATGCTCGACGAAGACGTGACGACCGTCCTCGACGTGACGGCGTTCGACGGCGCGTTCAACACGATCGTCCCCGCCGTCGCCGTCCTCGCGGGACTGGGCGTCGCGTTCGGCGGAGTGGCCGTCTATCTGCTCTCTCGCGCCTCGAGTTCGGACGTTCGCTGA
- a CDS encoding winged helix-turn-helix transcriptional regulator yields the protein MLVERTAYDEVPPRVEYAPTEKARSIFPVFGHLHRWAITYEL from the coding sequence GTGTTGGTCGAGCGAACCGCGTACGACGAGGTGCCGCCGCGAGTCGAGTACGCGCCGACCGAAAAAGCCCGATCGATCTTCCCGGTGTTCGGCCACCTCCATCGATGGGCGATAACGTACGAACTCTAA
- a CDS encoding NAD(P)-dependent oxidoreductase, translating into MRVVAGNVYTGDGVLDAVRGADAVVSVLGQGEDSPTDLLSVAGENISRAMAETGVSRFVTLVGAGVREDGESVSLGGKMMGVLLKLLARVVLEDAESHVEHVRATDLDWTVVRVPRLGEGDPSGEYRAGDVDLGFEAIDRADVARFILDSLENDEYSRRMPKVGPA; encoded by the coding sequence GTGCGAGTCGTTGCGGGCAATGTCTACACTGGCGACGGCGTTCTCGACGCGGTCCGGGGCGCGGACGCGGTCGTGAGCGTCCTCGGACAGGGAGAGGACTCGCCGACCGATCTCCTGTCCGTCGCCGGCGAGAACATCAGTCGCGCGATGGCCGAGACCGGCGTCTCGAGATTCGTGACGCTCGTCGGTGCAGGGGTCCGTGAGGACGGCGAATCGGTCTCGCTCGGCGGCAAAATGATGGGGGTCCTGCTGAAGTTACTCGCTCGAGTCGTCCTCGAGGACGCTGAATCTCACGTCGAACACGTCCGGGCGACGGACCTGGACTGGACGGTCGTCCGCGTCCCTCGACTCGGCGAGGGCGACCCGTCGGGGGAGTACCGGGCCGGCGACGTCGACCTCGGATTCGAGGCGATCGACCGAGCCGACGTCGCCCGGTTTATCCTCGATAGCCTCGAGAACGACGAGTACAGCCGACGAATGCCGAAGGTGGGGCCTGCGTAG